A single region of the Nocardioides sp. W7 genome encodes:
- a CDS encoding glutamate--cysteine ligase, with the protein MLGIEEELLLVDPATRLVTARSTRVLKEFREHGRGRHASVATDELDQELFRHQLETRTDPTTSIEDALTQIREARRTAGEAAAAADVEIAACGIVPTPIDEVTVSPNDRYRDMVDTFGEVARTGGTCGMHVHVDIADDEEGVGVIDRLGPWLPVLLAISANSPFYAGRDTSYASWRSQVWARWPSAGPTEQFGSAAGYHASCAMLLETGAARDVGMLYFDARLAAHQPTLEIRIADVCTDPLDAVLVAALGRALVETFAREHAAGDPVPPWRAEELRAAQWRAARYGVAERLVHPAERVLAPAGDVLDALVDRVRPVLVETGDLALVEDGSRRVRHASGATRQRAAQERTGSIDGVVDDLLERTRRSWADAPLGSPHG; encoded by the coding sequence ATGCTCGGGATCGAGGAGGAGCTGCTCCTCGTCGACCCGGCGACCCGCCTCGTGACCGCACGGTCGACACGGGTGCTCAAGGAGTTTCGCGAGCACGGACGGGGCCGGCACGCCTCGGTCGCGACCGACGAGCTCGACCAGGAGCTGTTCCGGCACCAGCTGGAGACCAGGACCGATCCGACGACGTCGATCGAGGACGCGCTGACCCAGATCCGGGAGGCCCGCCGGACCGCGGGCGAGGCAGCGGCCGCTGCCGACGTGGAGATCGCGGCCTGCGGGATCGTGCCCACCCCCATCGACGAGGTCACGGTCTCCCCGAACGACCGCTACCGCGACATGGTGGACACCTTCGGCGAGGTCGCCCGCACCGGTGGCACCTGCGGCATGCACGTGCACGTCGACATCGCCGACGACGAGGAGGGGGTGGGCGTGATCGATCGCCTCGGTCCCTGGCTCCCGGTGCTGCTCGCCATCAGCGCGAACTCACCGTTCTACGCCGGCCGCGACACCTCCTACGCCTCCTGGCGATCCCAGGTCTGGGCGCGCTGGCCGAGCGCCGGGCCGACCGAGCAGTTCGGCTCGGCCGCGGGCTACCACGCCAGCTGCGCCATGCTGCTCGAGACCGGCGCCGCTCGCGACGTGGGGATGCTCTACTTCGACGCCCGGCTCGCCGCCCACCAGCCCACGCTCGAGATCAGGATCGCCGACGTGTGCACCGACCCGCTCGACGCGGTGCTCGTGGCCGCCCTGGGTCGGGCGCTCGTCGAGACCTTCGCCCGCGAGCACGCGGCGGGGGACCCGGTGCCCCCCTGGAGGGCGGAGGAGCTGCGAGCCGCCCAGTGGCGAGCAGCGCGCTACGGCGTCGCCGAGCGCCTGGTGCACCCCGCCGAGCGGGTGCTCGCCCCCGCCGGCGACGTCCTGGACGCCCTGGTCGACCGGGTCCGCCCGGTGCTCGTCGAGACCGGCGACCTGGCCCTGGTGGAGGACGGCAGTCGCCGGGTCCGGCACGCCAGCGGCGCCACCCGCCAACGGGCGGCCCAGGAGCGCACCGGCAGCATCGACGGGGTGGTCGACGACCTTCTCGAGCGGACCCGGCGCTCGTGGGCGGACGCGCCACTAGGGTCGCCCCATGGGTGA